Proteins encoded within one genomic window of Arachis ipaensis cultivar K30076 chromosome B08, Araip1.1, whole genome shotgun sequence:
- the LOC107611287 gene encoding VQ motif-containing protein 25 has product MTKKPQQTCNIPSSSASSKLVRRKDSPVISKFKPKIRIIHIYAPEIITTDTANFRELVQRLTGKPEDEKGKGKSKSDTASTKVMMKNLFEEDEQKFLNLQNETMVNNENHEKQEDLWRRSKLNNEEKLNGFLEGFSELDGFMEELCPVPVVDQK; this is encoded by the coding sequence atGACAAAAAAGCCACAACAAACATGTAATATTCCAAGCTCATCAGCATCTTCTAAGCTTGTAAGACGAAAAGATTCCCCCGTGATCTCAAAATTCAAGCCGAAGATTCGAATAATTCACATATATGCACCGGAAATCATAACGACCGACACTGCGAATTTCAGGGAGCTAGTTCAGAGACTCACTGGGAAGCCAGAAGATGAAAAGGGAAAAGGCAAGAGCAAATCCGACACTGCATCAACCAAGGTTATGATGAAGAACTTGTTCGAAGAAGATGAACAAAAGTTTCTGAATCTGCAAAATGAGACAATGGTAAATAATGAAAACCACGAAAAACAAGAAGATTTATGGAGAAGATCAAAGTTAAATAATGAAGAGAAGCTCAATGGTTTTCTTGAAGGATTCTCTGAACTGGATGGTTTTATGGAAGAGCTGTGTCCTGTGCCTGTTGTGGATCAAAAGTAA